The following coding sequences are from one Candidatus Nitrohelix vancouverensis window:
- a CDS encoding DEAD/DEAH box helicase family protein, with amino-acid sequence MESKDKKKLSESDICDLFITPAIKNAGWDQMKQIRREVTLTPGPIVVRGNMSSRNKKKKKFADYVLSWEPNVPIAVVEAKDNNHTVSHGMQQALGYADILKVPSAFSSNGDAFASHNKKPEAGEDIETQFPLDAFPSPEILWKRYKSFRNITESEEALVVQPYYVDVSGKEARYYQVEAINRTIEAVAKGHKRVLLVMATGTGKTYTTFQIIWRLWKAKAVKRILFLVDRNILADQTLVNDFKPFGSVMAKIKNRKIDPAYEIQLGLYQALTGPDEADKIFKNVSPDFFDLIVIDECHRGSAADDSAWREILDYFSGAVHVGLTATPKETKYVSSTSYFGEAVYTYSLKQGIEDGFLAPYKVVRINIDKDIHGWTPPEGMVDDLGNEIEWRTFNQADMDRILVLNQRTKLVAKRVMQLLNATDPFAKTIIFCEDIDHAERMRQAIVNAAGQIAIDNPTYVMRITGDSAEGKAQLDNFIDPESRFPVIATTSELLTTGVDAKTCKLIVLDKTISSMAIFKQIIGRGTRVDEENNKYFFTIMDFKRATELFRDPDFDGDPVVIYTPEGEDDDPVPPDPSPDEEDDGDDDDGEEGVKKIHVSGVPAKIIAERVEYIGPDGKLITESYKDFSRKQIQSEFESLDDFIQRWNSAKKKQAIIDELEEYGIVLDNLAADVGKDYGDFDLICHIAYDQPPLTRRERAENVKKRNYFTQYGEQARSVLNALLDKYADEGIGTIENAKVLQLKPFTSFGTTVEIINNIFGGKENYEAAIEELERQLYNQGNTQ; translated from the coding sequence ATGGAAAGCAAAGACAAAAAAAAACTTAGCGAAAGTGATATTTGCGATCTTTTCATCACTCCGGCAATCAAAAATGCGGGCTGGGACCAAATGAAGCAGATCAGGCGCGAAGTGACTTTAACTCCAGGACCCATTGTAGTTCGGGGCAATATGTCGTCCCGCAATAAGAAAAAGAAGAAATTTGCCGATTACGTGCTTTCGTGGGAACCCAATGTCCCCATAGCGGTTGTCGAAGCAAAAGACAACAATCACACGGTGAGCCATGGCATGCAACAGGCTCTTGGATACGCGGATATCCTGAAGGTTCCCAGCGCTTTCAGTTCCAATGGAGATGCTTTCGCTTCGCACAATAAAAAACCCGAGGCTGGAGAAGACATTGAAACGCAGTTCCCCCTTGACGCTTTCCCAAGCCCGGAAATCTTGTGGAAACGCTACAAATCATTCCGCAACATCACTGAAAGTGAAGAAGCGCTTGTTGTCCAACCCTATTATGTAGACGTTTCGGGCAAGGAAGCCCGCTATTATCAAGTCGAAGCGATCAACCGCACCATCGAAGCGGTTGCAAAAGGTCATAAGCGCGTCTTACTGGTCATGGCGACTGGCACTGGAAAAACCTACACAACCTTTCAAATTATCTGGCGACTATGGAAAGCTAAAGCGGTCAAACGCATCTTGTTTCTGGTCGATCGCAACATCCTCGCGGACCAGACTCTAGTGAACGACTTCAAACCCTTTGGCTCGGTGATGGCAAAAATTAAAAATAGAAAAATCGACCCGGCCTATGAAATCCAACTGGGTCTCTACCAAGCCCTCACCGGCCCGGATGAGGCGGATAAAATATTCAAAAATGTCTCGCCCGATTTTTTTGACCTTATCGTCATCGACGAATGTCATCGTGGAAGCGCCGCAGATGATTCCGCGTGGCGCGAAATTCTGGATTATTTTTCAGGCGCGGTGCATGTGGGACTGACCGCCACTCCCAAAGAAACAAAATACGTTTCCAGCACCAGTTATTTTGGCGAAGCGGTCTATACTTACAGCCTCAAGCAGGGCATCGAAGACGGCTTTCTCGCCCCCTATAAAGTCGTCCGCATCAATATAGACAAGGACATTCACGGCTGGACCCCTCCCGAAGGCATGGTCGACGATCTGGGGAATGAAATTGAGTGGCGCACATTCAATCAGGCGGATATGGATCGTATCCTCGTGCTCAATCAGCGCACCAAGCTGGTCGCGAAACGCGTCATGCAACTATTGAACGCTACGGACCCCTTTGCCAAAACGATCATTTTTTGTGAAGACATCGATCACGCAGAGCGCATGCGTCAGGCCATTGTCAATGCGGCGGGACAAATAGCCATAGACAATCCCACATATGTTATGCGTATCACCGGCGACAGCGCAGAAGGCAAAGCCCAGCTTGATAACTTTATAGACCCGGAAAGCAGATTCCCCGTTATCGCCACCACCTCCGAACTGTTAACGACCGGCGTCGATGCAAAAACCTGCAAGCTCATCGTGTTGGACAAAACCATCTCGTCCATGGCCATCTTCAAGCAGATCATCGGACGCGGAACCCGAGTGGACGAAGAGAACAATAAATACTTTTTCACGATCATGGATTTTAAAAGGGCGACGGAACTATTTCGCGACCCCGATTTCGACGGCGACCCCGTCGTCATTTACACACCGGAAGGGGAAGACGATGATCCCGTCCCGCCGGACCCCTCTCCAGATGAAGAGGATGATGGCGACGATGACGACGGCGAAGAAGGCGTAAAGAAGATTCACGTGAGCGGCGTTCCGGCAAAAATCATCGCTGAACGCGTCGAATACATCGGGCCCGACGGAAAATTGATTACGGAATCCTACAAGGATTTCAGTCGCAAGCAAATTCAATCGGAGTTCGAATCTCTGGATGATTTCATTCAGCGTTGGAACAGCGCGAAAAAAAAACAAGCGATTATTGATGAGTTGGAAGAATACGGAATTGTTCTGGATAATCTCGCCGCAGATGTCGGCAAAGATTATGGAGACTTTGACCTCATCTGCCATATCGCCTATGATCAACCCCCGCTCACCCGAAGAGAGCGCGCGGAGAACGTAAAAAAACGCAATTACTTCACGCAATATGGCGAGCAGGCAAGGTCTGTCCTGAACGCGCTATTGGACAAATATGCCGATGAAGGCATCGGAACGATAGAAAACGCAAAGGTTCTTCAGTTGAAACCCTTCACCAGTTTCGGAACTACTGTTGAAATCATAAACAATATTTTTGGCGGCAAAGAAAACTACGAAGCCGCTATCGAAGAGCTAGAACGCCAACTGTACAACCAAGGCAACACGCAATGA
- a CDS encoding cold-shock protein, with protein sequence MSNGTVKWFNESKGYGFIESENGTDLFVHFSEIQSDGFKTLIEGQAVEFEEGMGQKGPQATRVSAK encoded by the coding sequence ATGTCTAATGGAACAGTAAAATGGTTTAACGAGAGTAAAGGTTATGGCTTCATCGAATCTGAAAATGGCACGGACCTCTTTGTGCATTTTTCCGAAATTCAAAGCGACGGCTTCAAGACCCTCATCGAAGGTCAAGCGGTCGAGTTCGAAGAGGGTATGGGCCAGAAAGGTCCTCAAGCCACTCGAGTATCAGCCAAATAA
- a CDS encoding SulP family inorganic anion transporter, protein MLSSSLSHIKLNWLGNIRSDLLAGMVVALALIPEAIAFSIIAGVDPKVGLYASFCIAIVISFIGARSGMISAATGAMALVMVLLVKAHGLEYLLAATILTGILQIVAGFFQLGTLIRFVSRSVVTGFVNALAILIFMAQLPEFKGAGIQMYGMVGLGLAIIYILPRFTRAVPSALVSIIAVTLISIYFGMDLRTVGDMGELPSTLPIFLLPDIPLNLETLKIIFPYSLTLMAVGLLESLMTATIVDDMTDSSSNKNRECMGQGVANIVSGFFGGMAGCAMIGQSVINIKSGGRGRLSTLFAGLFLLFLLLAVGDWVRQIPMAALVAVMIMVSIGTFNWASFRNLRTHPKTSSLVMLTTVAVVVTTHDLAMGVFVGVLTSALFFARRVSLLLKIDSELSEDAQERCYKVYGQVFFASAGMFAESFDFKDAAPQVIIDVSAAHFWDLSAVGALDNVVLKFRRNGTDVRLLGLNQASATIVDRLGVYDKPNALELLPKH, encoded by the coding sequence ATGCTTTCTTCGTCGCTCTCTCATATCAAACTCAACTGGCTTGGCAATATCCGTAGCGACTTGCTCGCGGGCATGGTGGTCGCGCTGGCCCTCATCCCTGAAGCGATTGCTTTCTCCATCATCGCGGGCGTGGACCCGAAGGTGGGCTTGTACGCTTCTTTTTGTATTGCGATCGTCATCTCTTTTATCGGCGCGCGGTCTGGCATGATCTCTGCCGCAACGGGGGCCATGGCGCTTGTCATGGTTCTGCTGGTGAAGGCGCATGGCCTGGAATATCTGCTGGCCGCTACGATTCTGACGGGGATTTTGCAAATCGTCGCCGGGTTTTTCCAGTTGGGAACTCTCATTCGTTTTGTGTCGCGTTCGGTCGTGACGGGCTTTGTGAACGCTCTGGCGATTCTGATCTTCATGGCGCAACTTCCCGAGTTCAAAGGCGCGGGCATTCAAATGTATGGCATGGTCGGGCTGGGTCTGGCGATCATCTACATTCTGCCGCGATTTACCCGGGCGGTACCTTCGGCCTTGGTCAGCATCATCGCGGTGACGCTGATCAGTATTTATTTCGGGATGGATCTAAGAACGGTCGGGGATATGGGTGAACTTCCATCGACCTTGCCGATTTTTCTCTTGCCCGACATTCCGCTCAATCTGGAAACTTTGAAAATTATTTTTCCCTATTCGCTGACGCTCATGGCGGTCGGCCTGCTGGAATCCCTGATGACGGCGACGATTGTCGATGACATGACCGATTCTTCGAGCAACAAGAACCGCGAATGCATGGGGCAGGGCGTCGCGAATATCGTGTCGGGATTTTTTGGCGGCATGGCGGGTTGCGCGATGATCGGGCAATCGGTCATCAATATCAAGTCCGGCGGACGCGGTCGTTTGTCGACTCTTTTTGCGGGGCTGTTCCTCTTGTTCCTGCTTCTGGCGGTTGGGGACTGGGTGCGCCAGATTCCCATGGCCGCGCTGGTCGCCGTCATGATCATGGTTTCGATCGGCACCTTCAACTGGGCGTCTTTCAGGAACCTGAGAACCCATCCCAAAACATCCAGTCTGGTCATGCTGACCACGGTCGCCGTGGTCGTCACCACGCACGATCTGGCGATGGGCGTATTCGTCGGCGTATTGACCAGCGCGCTGTTCTTCGCCCGCAGAGTATCGCTTCTGTTGAAGATCGACTCTGAGCTGTCCGAGGATGCGCAAGAACGTTGCTACAAGGTTTACGGTCAGGTCTTTTTTGCTTCAGCCGGAATGTTTGCGGAATCTTTCGATTTCAAAGACGCCGCTCCGCAAGTCATCATTGATGTCAGCGCGGCGCATTTCTGGGACCTCTCCGCCGTCGGCGCTTTGGACAATGTTGTCCTGAAGTTCCGACGCAATGGAACAGACGTTCGACTGCTGGGCTTGAACCAGGCCAGCGCGACGATTGTGGATCGGCTGGGCGTGTACGACAAACCCAACGCGCTGGAGTTGTTGCCAAAACATTAA
- a CDS encoding GIY-YIG nuclease family protein — protein sequence MAKQKGRSIELFLVDGDPNGMLTATIPFQWTGHVLVTNRTQLKDALMRKEASRPGVYLLLGEQEGEPLLYIGESDDIGKRIKTHDSKKDWWSTAILITSSGEQLNKAHIRYLESLLVERAKLSNKIALENSTNPTTSPLSESSEAHMKDFLENIFLVLPALKFDFFILNTKSTERFEEAPNNSDKPIIFTMSTPKHGLTARATIQDSRFIVEEGSKAKMEWSNLNNKGSSYHNLHEELIKRGILAINGENRVFTQSYAFNSPSAAAAIVNGRNTNGPSKWKVEGTNKSYKDWEAEELMKEENN from the coding sequence ATGGCCAAGCAGAAAGGACGCTCGATTGAACTGTTTTTAGTTGATGGAGATCCCAATGGAATGCTGACCGCAACGATCCCTTTTCAATGGACGGGTCATGTTCTTGTAACAAACAGGACACAACTAAAAGACGCTCTCATGCGCAAAGAGGCTAGCAGGCCGGGCGTTTATCTGCTTTTGGGCGAACAGGAGGGTGAGCCATTATTATACATTGGTGAAAGTGATGATATTGGCAAGCGCATCAAAACTCATGATTCTAAAAAAGACTGGTGGTCTACGGCTATCCTGATTACCTCTAGCGGCGAACAATTAAACAAAGCCCATATACGCTATTTAGAAAGTCTTCTTGTAGAGAGAGCAAAACTATCCAATAAAATTGCACTGGAAAATTCCACCAATCCCACGACTTCTCCACTTAGTGAATCCTCAGAAGCGCATATGAAAGATTTTTTAGAAAATATTTTTCTCGTTCTTCCCGCATTAAAATTTGATTTTTTTATTCTAAATACCAAATCCACCGAGCGCTTTGAAGAGGCGCCCAATAACAGTGATAAACCTATTATTTTCACAATGAGTACGCCAAAACATGGATTGACGGCAAGGGCAACCATTCAAGACAGTCGCTTTATCGTCGAAGAGGGTTCAAAAGCAAAAATGGAATGGAGCAATTTGAACAACAAGGGTTCTAGTTACCATAATCTGCATGAGGAACTGATTAAGAGGGGAATTTTAGCGATTAATGGTGAAAACAGAGTCTTTACTCAAAGCTATGCTTTTAACAGTCCCAGCGCCGCGGCAGCGATTGTCAACGGAAGGAATACCAATGGACCCTCTAAATGGAAAGTTGAGGGTACAAACAAGAGCTATAAGGACTGGGAAGCTGAAGAACTAATGAAAGAAGAGAATAATTAA